The Aureispira anguillae genome contains a region encoding:
- the mraZ gene encoding division/cell wall cluster transcriptional repressor MraZ: protein MIQFLGEYNCKIDAKGRLRLPAPLLKQLGDLAQDGFVLNRGFEKCLVLYPRQAWDTISKDIQKLNQYVKKNRDFVRYFFRGATELELDSNSRLLFPRTLLDYGQVNKELVLFAYFDKIEVWSKENYEALLNDEPMDFDVLAEEVMGNLNGGSQDGEIELS, encoded by the coding sequence ATGATACAATTTCTTGGTGAATACAATTGCAAAATTGACGCAAAAGGTCGTCTAAGATTGCCAGCTCCCTTGCTCAAACAGCTAGGTGATTTGGCACAGGATGGCTTTGTATTAAACCGAGGTTTTGAAAAATGTTTGGTGTTGTACCCTCGACAAGCTTGGGACACAATCTCCAAAGATATTCAAAAGCTAAATCAATACGTAAAAAAGAATAGAGATTTTGTTCGTTATTTTTTTAGAGGAGCAACTGAGTTAGAGTTAGATAGTAATTCTAGATTGCTTTTCCCTAGAACCTTATTGGATTATGGACAAGTAAACAAAGAGCTGGTGCTTTTTGCTTATTTTGACAAAATCGAGGTTTGGTCTAAAGAAAATTATGAAGCTTTATTAAATGATGAACCAATGGATTTTGATGTTTTGGCAGAAGAAGTCATGGGTAATTTGAATGGAGGAAGTCAAGATGGAGAAATTGAATTATCATAA
- a CDS encoding metallophosphoesterase, producing MRGIAFWGLVLVLKFYLYYNLVRLFKRPLFRWLAVGLGLISILSMIGGLYTLFNNFSGGISQVSVFSNYSLALMISFLVCELFVGAFFVLDDLGNILAWVYHSVRKRERETGGGNRRGFLKKAGTLIGGIPFASFLYGITWGKYNFTVHHQVLDFDDLPAAFDGFKIAQISDIHSGSFDDATAVRRGIQLLQNQKADLILFTGDLVNSYAHEIEPYLEDFRYLTAPYGKFSVLGNHDYPMYKRMFDSDEHGQKNLEQIKAHHKKMEFNLLLNENTKLEKNGEYIRLIGVENWGRSRHFPKKGDLDLATAGCAENEFKILMSHDPTHWEDKVKAYDKHIHLTLSGHTHGLQMGIDLPMFKWSPIKYVYKHWAGLYKEAGKLLYVNRGFGFLGFAGRVGMFPEITLFELKKK from the coding sequence ATGAGAGGAATTGCTTTTTGGGGATTAGTACTAGTGCTTAAATTTTATCTCTACTATAATCTAGTTCGTTTATTTAAGCGCCCGCTATTTCGCTGGTTGGCGGTCGGTCTAGGGCTGATTTCCATCTTATCAATGATAGGAGGGCTGTATACCTTATTTAACAATTTTTCAGGGGGAATTAGCCAAGTTAGTGTGTTTTCTAATTACTCCTTAGCGTTAATGATTTCTTTTTTAGTTTGCGAATTATTTGTAGGCGCTTTTTTTGTCTTAGATGATCTGGGTAATATATTGGCTTGGGTTTATCATTCTGTGAGGAAGAGAGAGCGAGAAACTGGGGGAGGAAATAGACGTGGATTTTTGAAAAAAGCAGGAACCTTAATCGGGGGAATTCCTTTTGCTTCTTTTTTATATGGAATTACTTGGGGAAAGTACAATTTTACAGTACACCACCAAGTGCTTGATTTTGACGATCTGCCAGCAGCGTTTGATGGTTTTAAGATTGCTCAAATTTCGGATATACATTCTGGAAGTTTTGACGATGCAACTGCTGTTCGTAGAGGTATTCAGTTGCTACAAAATCAAAAGGCAGATCTAATTCTTTTTACAGGTGATTTGGTGAATAGTTATGCTCATGAAATAGAACCTTATTTGGAGGACTTTAGGTATTTGACAGCCCCTTATGGCAAGTTTTCTGTTTTGGGAAACCACGATTATCCCATGTATAAAAGAATGTTTGATAGTGACGAACATGGTCAGAAAAACTTAGAGCAGATAAAAGCACATCATAAAAAGATGGAATTTAATTTGTTGCTTAATGAGAATACAAAGCTAGAAAAAAATGGTGAATACATTCGTTTGATAGGCGTTGAGAATTGGGGGCGTAGTAGACATTTTCCTAAGAAAGGAGATTTAGATTTAGCAACAGCAGGTTGTGCTGAAAATGAGTTTAAGATTTTAATGTCACACGATCCTACCCATTGGGAAGACAAAGTGAAAGCGTATGACAAACATATTCATTTAACACTTAGTGGTCATACACATGGTTTGCAAATGGGGATTGATTTGCCAATGTTTAAGTGGAGCCCAATTAAATATGTTTACAAACATTGGGCAGGTTTATACAAAGAGGCAGGCAAGCTTTTGTATGTCAACAGAGGCTTTGGTTTCTTAGGTTTTGCGGGTAGGGTAGGTATGTTTCCTGAAATAACACTGTTTGAACTAAAAAAGAAATAG
- a CDS encoding SRPBCC family protein → MPINSNKAVTTKTTFSRTTSIEINIQANKTIVWNLLTNVEDFSRWNSTIISLEGEIQEGKKIQLKSTTDPSRTFNLKVHTVQAEKSMIWSDGMAPFFKGVRKYQLMDNPDGSVTFSMQERLAGIFFALAAKHIPSFDAPFEQFAADLKQEAELLQQTKK, encoded by the coding sequence ATGCCAATCAATAGCAACAAAGCAGTAACAACAAAAACTACTTTTAGCAGAACTACTTCCATCGAAATTAATATCCAAGCCAACAAAACAATTGTTTGGAACCTACTCACCAATGTTGAGGATTTTTCTCGATGGAATTCTACAATTATATCGCTAGAAGGAGAGATTCAAGAAGGCAAAAAAATTCAATTAAAATCTACGACTGATCCATCTAGAACATTTAACTTAAAGGTGCATACGGTACAAGCCGAAAAATCCATGATTTGGTCAGATGGCATGGCTCCTTTTTTTAAGGGGGTGCGCAAGTATCAATTAATGGACAATCCCGATGGCAGTGTTACGTTTTCTATGCAAGAACGATTAGCAGGGATCTTTTTTGCTTTAGCAGCCAAACACATTCCTAGCTTTGATGCTCCTTTTGAACAATTTGCTGCCGATTTAAAACAAGAAGCAGAACTACTTCAACAGACTAAAAAATAA
- the upp gene encoding uracil phosphoribosyltransferase — MPVINLSAQNSLIHQFITELRDIDIQADRMRFRKNLERLGEIFAYEISKTLSYGELEVETPMGIANSKIIAVQPVLATILRAGIPMHQGLLNFYDQSDNAFVTTYRRQHKDGTFEIHMDYVSCPILDDRPLIICDPMVATGMSMTTAIEGILQHGTPSHIHIVTAIASTDGIEHLERTLPKATIWAAAIDEELTARSYIVPGLGDAGDLAYGDKNIDS, encoded by the coding sequence ATGCCTGTTATTAATTTATCTGCTCAGAACTCCCTTATTCATCAATTTATTACAGAACTTAGAGATATTGACATTCAAGCTGACCGCATGCGGTTCCGAAAAAACTTAGAACGCTTGGGAGAAATTTTTGCTTACGAAATTAGCAAAACACTAAGCTATGGAGAATTGGAAGTAGAAACCCCAATGGGAATCGCCAATTCCAAAATTATAGCGGTTCAACCTGTATTGGCCACTATATTACGAGCGGGTATTCCTATGCACCAAGGGCTACTTAATTTTTACGATCAATCAGACAATGCTTTTGTCACAACTTATCGCCGTCAACACAAAGATGGGACATTTGAAATCCATATGGATTATGTTTCTTGCCCAATTCTTGATGATCGTCCTTTGATTATTTGCGATCCTATGGTTGCTACAGGTATGTCTATGACGACAGCTATTGAAGGCATTCTCCAACATGGCACACCTTCTCATATTCATATTGTTACTGCAATTGCATCTACTGATGGAATAGAACACCTAGAACGCACACTCCCTAAGGCTACCATTTGGGCAGCAGCGATAGATGAAGAACTAACCGCTCGATCTTATATCGTTCCTGGATTAGGAGATGCAGGAGATTTAGCCTATGGAGATAAAAATATAGACAGCTAA
- a CDS encoding SMI1/KNR4 family protein produces MNTITIGQQHYRWELKVFNWLNVVECTIYNIIDPTECLVIIQKGTDSATCTPQQIKVWIDFALQQGWYSETRVYQLFEINGHIRMVKLSYSLTKEAAVVKQLSNKFNKTTTGLEKSTIKYQFKNLENKIGLILPSIVKQLYLSLGNGDFGPDYGFFLLAEDPKIDKLTIAQAYQDIHTAKIKDWDWELSKLLVPFLYWGADIYSLVDCASPDGAIYVLDKNLKKENSTWQSCVWKHHSTMLEWLEKWSEGDVSGRALWLEMYQIKGLL; encoded by the coding sequence ATGAATACAATTACGATAGGACAACAACATTATCGTTGGGAATTGAAGGTGTTTAATTGGCTGAATGTTGTGGAATGTACAATTTATAATATCATAGACCCGACAGAGTGTTTGGTTATTATTCAAAAAGGTACAGACTCTGCTACTTGTACTCCTCAACAGATTAAGGTATGGATTGATTTTGCCTTGCAACAGGGCTGGTATTCAGAGACACGAGTCTATCAATTGTTTGAAATAAATGGGCATATCCGAATGGTCAAATTGTCTTATAGTTTGACCAAGGAAGCTGCTGTTGTAAAACAGTTGTCTAATAAATTTAATAAAACGACTACGGGCTTAGAAAAGAGTACAATAAAGTATCAATTTAAAAATTTAGAAAACAAAATTGGGTTGATTTTACCTTCTATTGTAAAGCAATTGTATCTGTCTTTAGGGAATGGCGATTTTGGTCCCGATTATGGCTTTTTTCTCTTGGCAGAAGACCCTAAAATAGATAAGCTTACTATTGCTCAGGCTTATCAGGATATTCATACGGCTAAAATTAAAGATTGGGATTGGGAGCTGTCTAAATTGTTAGTTCCTTTTTTGTATTGGGGGGCAGATATTTATTCTCTAGTAGACTGTGCAAGCCCTGATGGGGCGATTTATGTGTTGGACAAAAACCTAAAAAAAGAAAATAGTACTTGGCAATCTTGTGTTTGGAAGCATCATTCGACGATGTTGGAATGGTTAGAGAAATGGTCGGAAGGGGATGTGTCAGGTCGTGCATTGTGGTTAGAAATGTACCAAATCAAAGGCTTGTTATAA
- a CDS encoding outer membrane beta-barrel family protein has product MKLLLTHLLLVGIISSSLGQGQAPPSGTMEGTVQDAQSKEVIEFATISIHQLPDSTLITGGITNEKGVFEIKKIPFGNHYVKIDFIGYKSSIQNISISAQKPNIKLAPTLLIINSTSLQTAEVTAETNMMRLGIDRKVFDVEKSQLNDGGNAIDVLKNTPTLDVDMNDNISLRGSQGVSVLINGKPSGLNGANRAAILRQIPASMIKNVEIITNPSAKYDPEGMTGIINIVLKKNKMQGISGNIAYTIGTMANKHNVTAGINFRNEKINVFANYNFNYRGSYNSAIANRKNIFNDGSYNFLEEHAMGNHVNYGHFAKVGFDYFINPKNTISLNASINPGKGVAADSIYYTFLDQTKEITSKSLRSIPKKDAPLGMNYNLNYTTVFKDPKQKLEFDANYSYFNDQIINRYKQEDLLVPSNSPALQYNSDIRNNHILNIQLDYTHPFKNKGKMELGAKGGYRLINNDFEFQNYNYANQDYETDLGISNNFQYSEQVYAVYGTYGQKIKKFSFQAGLRLEQALTSSYLITTNERYTNNYFSFFPSAHIGYELPKTQQIQLSYSRRINRPRIHSLNPFGDQTDPQNIRIGNPYLKPEYINSIELTYAKYWKKGSFTTSLYYRHTTDVIRRLYNVDAQGAGYIQFTNFDEVHSYGVELASSIQLLKWWRMNVSMNAYRMQEDGSNLSDQYRNSSFGGHANIGSSFRLPLDFGAQFNLSYRAPMVLVIGNITGMFRSSFAISKSFLKRSLKITLSIQDPFNVMQFGYDLADTNYSVQGTHRWESRVARLSISYDFGKMDMGTRRRMNQRGSNAGGGGGGVGF; this is encoded by the coding sequence ATGAAATTACTATTAACACATCTATTATTAGTAGGTATAATTAGCTCTAGTTTAGGGCAAGGTCAAGCTCCTCCTAGTGGTACTATGGAAGGAACTGTTCAAGATGCCCAAAGTAAAGAAGTCATAGAATTTGCGACTATTTCTATTCATCAATTGCCTGATTCTACCCTCATAACAGGAGGGATTACGAATGAAAAAGGTGTCTTTGAAATTAAAAAAATTCCCTTTGGGAACCATTATGTCAAAATTGACTTTATAGGGTATAAATCTAGTATTCAAAACATCAGTATATCCGCTCAAAAACCTAATATTAAATTGGCACCAACATTATTAATCATAAACTCGACCAGCTTGCAAACAGCAGAAGTTACTGCCGAGACCAACATGATGCGTTTAGGCATTGATCGAAAGGTTTTTGATGTAGAAAAAAGCCAGCTTAATGATGGAGGTAATGCAATTGATGTATTAAAAAATACTCCTACCCTAGATGTTGATATGAATGATAATATTAGCCTTAGGGGAAGTCAAGGGGTGAGTGTACTCATTAATGGCAAGCCTTCTGGTTTAAATGGAGCAAATCGTGCTGCTATTTTGAGACAAATTCCTGCTAGCATGATTAAAAATGTTGAAATTATTACCAATCCCTCTGCAAAGTACGATCCTGAAGGGATGACAGGGATTATTAATATTGTACTTAAAAAAAATAAAATGCAGGGCATCAGTGGAAATATTGCTTATACCATTGGTACCATGGCGAACAAACATAATGTAACAGCAGGGATCAATTTTAGAAATGAAAAAATAAATGTATTTGCCAATTATAATTTTAATTATAGGGGGTCTTATAACTCGGCGATTGCCAACCGCAAAAATATATTTAACGACGGTAGTTATAACTTTTTAGAGGAACATGCCATGGGTAACCATGTTAACTATGGGCATTTTGCCAAGGTGGGCTTTGATTATTTCATCAATCCCAAAAACACCATCTCGCTCAATGCTTCTATTAACCCAGGAAAGGGAGTAGCAGCGGATAGTATTTATTATACCTTTTTGGATCAAACTAAGGAAATTACTTCCAAGAGTTTACGATCTATCCCTAAAAAAGATGCCCCACTAGGCATGAATTATAACCTTAATTATACTACTGTATTTAAAGACCCTAAACAAAAACTAGAGTTTGATGCAAACTATTCTTATTTCAACGATCAGATAATTAATCGTTATAAACAAGAAGATTTATTGGTGCCTAGCAATAGTCCTGCATTGCAATACAATTCGGATATTAGAAACAACCACATTCTAAATATACAATTGGACTATACCCATCCTTTTAAGAACAAAGGAAAAATGGAGCTTGGTGCTAAAGGTGGTTATCGGTTGATCAACAATGATTTTGAGTTCCAAAATTATAATTATGCCAACCAAGATTATGAAACGGACTTGGGCATTAGCAATAATTTTCAATATTCTGAACAGGTATATGCCGTTTATGGTACCTACGGGCAAAAAATTAAGAAGTTTAGTTTTCAAGCAGGGCTTCGTTTAGAACAGGCCTTAACAAGCTCTTATTTGATTACAACGAATGAGCGATATACCAACAATTATTTTAGCTTTTTCCCTAGTGCTCATATTGGCTACGAATTGCCTAAAACACAACAAATACAATTATCATATAGTCGACGAATTAATCGACCAAGAATACATTCTTTAAATCCATTCGGAGATCAGACCGATCCACAAAACATACGAATCGGAAATCCATATCTGAAACCTGAATACATCAACTCAATCGAATTAACATATGCAAAATACTGGAAAAAAGGCTCTTTCACAACAAGTTTATACTATAGACATACAACCGATGTTATTCGCAGACTGTATAATGTGGATGCCCAAGGAGCTGGTTATATCCAGTTCACCAACTTTGACGAAGTCCACTCCTATGGAGTAGAACTAGCAAGTAGTATTCAGTTATTAAAATGGTGGAGAATGAACGTGAGTATGAATGCTTATCGGATGCAAGAAGATGGAAGCAACCTAAGCGATCAATATAGAAATAGTTCTTTTGGAGGGCATGCTAACATAGGTTCATCCTTCCGTTTACCGCTAGATTTTGGTGCGCAATTTAATTTATCTTATCGAGCACCTATGGTGCTAGTTATTGGCAATATCACAGGGATGTTTCGCAGTTCTTTTGCGATTAGCAAAAGCTTCTTGAAAAGATCGCTAAAAATCACCTTGAGTATACAAGATCCTTTTAATGTCATGCAATTTGGGTATGACTTAGCAGATACTAACTATAGTGTACAAGGAACACATCGTTGGGAATCCAGAGTAGCCCGTCTTAGCATCAGTTATGATTTTGGTAAGATGGACATGGGTACACGAAGACGAATGAATCAAAGAGGCTCCAACGCTGGAGGCGGCGGAGGAGGCGTGGGTTTTTAA
- a CDS encoding alpha/beta fold hydrolase, whose translation MKASKFKTKEGQDWLADWNQRLMKHNQLDYQAQVIETVYGKTHVWTKSHEDSSKPALLFLPGFRTCGLFWDLNQTLAPFYKDYRIYLVDVIGQPSLSSGKTPAVKGDGYGNWLKEVIDGLKLEKVIVAGASFGGQLMLKLAKAAPERVSCLIGFNPVGIQYISLGPRAMWYNALHMLFPSNKNIDLYLEKMVLDPALKLKEGCREFLSEYQYYVIQNFKFGCDYPYKFSDKELSDVKTPVYLILCEDDHLVDAKKTVARAKKILPNFKKAFFWSKIGHGIEVAPQAYESFAAILEAQVGK comes from the coding sequence ATGAAAGCATCTAAATTTAAAACCAAAGAAGGGCAGGATTGGCTAGCCGATTGGAACCAGCGACTTATGAAGCACAATCAATTGGATTATCAAGCCCAAGTTATAGAAACTGTCTATGGCAAAACACATGTTTGGACAAAATCTCATGAGGACAGCAGTAAACCTGCTCTATTGTTTTTACCTGGTTTTAGAACCTGTGGACTGTTTTGGGACTTAAATCAAACTTTAGCCCCTTTTTATAAGGATTATAGAATTTATTTGGTTGATGTGATCGGTCAGCCTAGTTTGAGTTCGGGAAAGACACCTGCCGTAAAAGGAGATGGTTATGGCAATTGGCTAAAAGAGGTAATCGATGGACTAAAGTTAGAAAAGGTGATTGTTGCAGGGGCTTCTTTTGGTGGACAATTGATGCTAAAATTGGCAAAAGCGGCACCAGAACGGGTAAGCTGTCTCATTGGTTTTAATCCTGTTGGAATTCAATATATATCTTTAGGACCTAGGGCAATGTGGTATAATGCATTACACATGCTTTTTCCGTCCAATAAAAATATAGATTTGTACCTAGAAAAGATGGTGTTAGATCCTGCCTTAAAACTAAAAGAAGGTTGTCGTGAGTTCTTATCAGAGTATCAATATTACGTCATTCAAAATTTTAAATTTGGTTGTGATTACCCCTATAAGTTTTCGGATAAAGAATTAAGTGATGTAAAAACACCTGTTTATCTGATCCTTTGTGAAGACGATCATTTGGTAGATGCTAAAAAAACAGTAGCACGTGCCAAAAAGATCCTTCCAAATTTTAAAAAGGCTTTCTTTTGGTCTAAGATAGGGCATGGAATTGAAGTAGCACCACAAGCCTACGAAAGTTTTGCTGCAATTTTGGAGGCACAAGTAGGAAAATAA
- a CDS encoding FtsL-like putative cell division protein: MAENKLKQSTTAAPKRQSKPRKQPAFMNGLNMSAFYLFNNIHFIFYLAFLGVIYIANSHYAVQTIKEIKAIQKDLRSISWESNSKKSDLMYQSMESIVAKKVKKMGLEELETNPKKIINKDKRNR; the protein is encoded by the coding sequence ATGGCTGAAAATAAATTAAAACAATCCACAACTGCAGCGCCCAAGCGCCAATCCAAGCCTAGAAAGCAGCCTGCTTTTATGAATGGTTTAAATATGAGTGCCTTTTATTTATTTAATAACATTCATTTTATCTTCTATCTAGCCTTTTTAGGAGTTATTTATATTGCTAATTCTCATTATGCAGTACAGACAATCAAAGAGATTAAAGCCATACAAAAAGACTTGAGATCAATTAGCTGGGAAAGCAATTCCAAAAAATCAGATCTTATGTATCAGAGTATGGAATCAATTGTAGCAAAGAAAGTAAAAAAGATGGGATTAGAGGAGTTAGAGACCAATCCCAAAAAAATTATAAACAAAGACAAAAGAAATAGGTAA
- the rsmH gene encoding 16S rRNA (cytosine(1402)-N(4))-methyltransferase RsmH, with the protein MEKLNYHNPVLLQESIEGLNIKPDGVYVDVTFGGGGHSTEILKRLGENGRLYAFDQDADAAENIIDDSRFRLLPHNFRFLKRFLRLEGVRKIDGLLADLGVSSHQFDTADRGFSFRFDARLDMRMNQGAELTAEKVINSYNAQQLQHIFGMYGEVRNAKTLAQLIVKTRESGVVLKTIGDFVAAIDKCIKGKKNRYLSQVFQALRMEVNEEIEVLKEMLWQSTEVLHTGGRLVVISYHSLEDRLAKNLIKKGTFEKEPEKDDYGNFYQPLKAINKKIILPTEQEIKENPRARSAKMRIAERTDKKPLLFI; encoded by the coding sequence ATGGAGAAATTGAATTATCATAATCCTGTTTTATTACAAGAGAGTATTGAAGGCTTAAATATTAAGCCTGATGGAGTTTATGTAGATGTTACATTTGGTGGTGGAGGGCATTCTACTGAAATATTAAAACGGTTGGGCGAAAATGGTCGCCTTTATGCTTTTGATCAGGATGCAGATGCTGCTGAGAACATTATCGATGACTCTAGGTTTCGATTGTTGCCGCATAACTTTAGATTCTTAAAACGTTTTTTGAGATTAGAAGGAGTGCGAAAAATTGATGGGCTTTTGGCTGATTTAGGCGTTTCTTCTCATCAGTTTGATACGGCAGATAGAGGCTTTTCATTTCGATTTGATGCACGGTTGGATATGCGTATGAATCAAGGAGCCGAATTGACAGCCGAAAAGGTGATTAATAGTTATAATGCCCAACAATTGCAGCATATTTTTGGAATGTATGGTGAGGTCAGAAACGCAAAAACTTTGGCTCAGCTAATTGTCAAAACTAGAGAATCAGGGGTGGTGCTAAAGACAATAGGTGATTTTGTTGCTGCGATTGATAAGTGTATAAAAGGGAAAAAAAATCGTTATTTATCTCAGGTATTTCAAGCTTTGAGAATGGAGGTGAATGAGGAAATAGAGGTATTAAAAGAAATGCTTTGGCAATCAACAGAGGTATTGCATACTGGAGGACGATTGGTGGTCATTTCTTATCATTCCTTAGAAGATCGACTGGCTAAAAATTTGATTAAGAAAGGGACTTTTGAAAAAGAACCTGAAAAAGATGATTATGGCAATTTTTACCAACCTTTAAAAGCAATAAATAAAAAAATTATTCTTCCGACGGAACAAGAAATAAAAGAAAATCCAAGAGCTAGATCCGCTAAAATGCGAATAGCAGAACGGACAGACAAGAAACCGCTATTATTTATTTGA
- a CDS encoding penicillin-binding protein has translation MSGQDQTKNIAKTVDVKNAILWRIYVVMLMTIIAALVIILKIGKVQYMDGDELRARADSIYIALRPVEAPRGNILAESGSLLATSLPYFKLHFDTKVVPKDTFMKYVDTLAACLAKYVDNEYTVGAYRNRLKAARDAGHRYFPIRKNVGYLELEEIKKFPLFNKGGQYKSGLIIDKMSKRQYPFKMLAHRTVGYIRSYVKVTERGDTIKDANGMAVVDTMRVGLEEAFDHVLSGEETLKPMKCIGSNIWVPLTDMSQIEPKAGKDIVTTLDVNIQDITEEALLKTLQDNQADHGCAIVMEVATGEIKAIANIGFNKERTTYWETKNYAIAEAAEPGSTFKLATMMALFEHGYVKPTDTVNLNKGRIEFYEETMEDASYHGLTNTSVQKAFELSSNVGVARLANQYYNKDKASQKKFIEYLRGLKFEMSKLGFSGEGSSFIKDPEYRDWSGITVPWMSIGYESYLTPLQTLNLYNTIANNGQMMKPHIVKEIRSFGKVEQQFRPDIVNRSLVSEKTIGYVRGLLESVVAGKNGTAKNIKPEHYSIAGKTGTAIINYKAYRNKGVAKKYRSSFAGYFPADKPIYSCIVVVTNPRVGFYGGRVAAPVFKEIADKCYSKIIDVHNAINDTATAYVSARMPDLQVGFKNDFTILMESLKMPYKDQSTTRWAVSRVKNDTLALMTRNVQDKIVPNVVGMGLRDALYLLENRNIRVKVRGSGKVKSQSIKPGRSVNEAHTIELVLG, from the coding sequence ATGTCAGGACAAGACCAAACCAAAAATATAGCTAAAACTGTAGATGTCAAAAACGCTATTTTATGGCGCATCTATGTAGTCATGTTAATGACTATTATAGCCGCTTTAGTGATTATACTAAAGATCGGAAAGGTGCAGTATATGGATGGGGACGAACTAAGAGCTAGAGCAGATAGTATCTATATTGCATTGCGTCCTGTTGAAGCACCTAGAGGAAATATTTTGGCGGAAAGTGGAAGCTTATTAGCTACATCTTTGCCTTATTTTAAACTACATTTTGACACCAAAGTAGTGCCCAAGGATACCTTTATGAAGTATGTCGATACCTTGGCTGCTTGTTTGGCAAAATATGTAGACAATGAGTATACCGTTGGTGCTTATCGAAATCGATTAAAAGCTGCTAGGGATGCGGGGCATCGTTATTTTCCTATTCGTAAAAACGTAGGATATTTGGAACTGGAAGAAATTAAAAAATTTCCATTATTCAATAAAGGAGGGCAGTACAAAAGTGGGCTAATTATTGATAAAATGAGCAAGCGCCAATATCCTTTTAAGATGTTGGCACATCGTACTGTAGGGTATATTCGATCGTATGTAAAAGTAACAGAAAGAGGAGATACGATTAAGGATGCCAATGGAATGGCGGTAGTTGATACTATGCGAGTGGGCTTGGAAGAAGCTTTTGACCATGTTTTGTCAGGAGAAGAAACCTTGAAACCAATGAAGTGTATTGGCAGTAATATTTGGGTGCCACTTACTGATATGTCTCAGATAGAGCCCAAGGCAGGAAAAGATATTGTTACTACCTTGGATGTTAATATTCAGGATATTACAGAGGAGGCTTTGTTGAAGACACTTCAAGACAATCAGGCAGATCATGGTTGTGCTATTGTAATGGAGGTAGCTACAGGAGAAATTAAGGCCATTGCTAACATTGGTTTTAACAAAGAACGTACGACCTATTGGGAAACTAAAAACTATGCCATTGCAGAGGCCGCTGAACCTGGTTCTACCTTCAAATTGGCTACAATGATGGCTTTGTTTGAACATGGTTATGTAAAACCTACCGATACCGTTAATTTGAATAAGGGACGTATTGAATTCTATGAAGAAACAATGGAAGATGCTTCTTATCATGGATTGACAAATACTTCTGTTCAAAAGGCGTTTGAGTTGTCCTCTAATGTAGGGGTTGCTCGATTGGCCAATCAATATTACAACAAAGATAAAGCATCTCAAAAAAAGTTTATTGAGTATTTGAGAGGGCTGAAATTTGAAATGTCAAAATTAGGTTTTTCTGGCGAAGGTTCCTCTTTTATTAAAGACCCTGAATACAGAGATTGGAGTGGTATTACAGTTCCATGGATGTCGATAGGGTACGAGTCGTACTTAACACCTCTTCAAACCCTAAATTTATACAATACAATTGCGAATAATGGTCAGATGATGAAGCCACATATTGTGAAAGAAATTCGATCGTTTGGAAAGGTAGAACAGCAATTTAGACCTGACATTGTTAATCGTAGTTTGGTAAGTGAAAAGACAATTGGCTATGTAAGAGGATTGTTAGAGAGTGTAGTGGCAGGAAAGAATGGAACGGCAAAAAATATTAAACCAGAACATTATTCCATTGCAGGCAAAACAGGTACGGCAATTATTAATTATAAAGCTTATCGAAATAAGGGCGTCGCTAAAAAGTACCGTTCTTCTTTTGCGGGATATTTTCCTGCGGATAAGCCTATTTATTCTTGTATTGTTGTGGTAACCAATCCTAGGGTTGGCTTTTACGGTGGTCGAGTAGCTGCACCTGTATTTAAGGAAATTGCTGATAAGTGTTATTCTAAAATTATAGATGTCCACAATGCAATTAATGATACTGCAACGGCTTATGTAAGTGCTAGAATGCCTGATTTACAGGTTGGGTTTAAGAATGATTTTACAATATTAATGGAATCGTTAAAGATGCCTTATAAAGATCAATCGACCACTCGTTGGGCGGTTAGCCGTGTCAAGAATGATACTTTGGCATTAATGACTCGAAACGTACAGGACAAAATAGTACCGAATGTAGTGGGCATGGGCTTAAGAGATGCTTTGTATTTGTTGGAAAATAGAAATATACGAGTAAAGGTTAGAGGTTCAGGAAAAGTAAAATCGCAATCGATTAAACCTGGGCGTTCGGTCAATGAAGCCCATACCATAGAATTGGTATTGGGATAA